From one Crocosphaera sp. UHCC 0190 genomic stretch:
- a CDS encoding thioredoxin family protein, which yields MVRTLSTMLPLGTKAPNFALVDALSEKTISLDTFGDKKALLVMFICVHCPFVKHIQEELAKLGKDYLKKGLGIVAISSNDIVKHPDDAPEKMKLMAEKLGFNFPFCYDESQEIAKAYTAACTPDFFLFDQKKTLVYRGQLDDSRPGNDLPVTGKDLRAAIEGVLGDKSLDSEQKPSIGCNIKWKPGNEPPYFG from the coding sequence ATGGTAAGAACTTTGTCAACTATGTTACCCCTTGGCACAAAAGCCCCTAATTTTGCTTTAGTTGATGCCCTATCAGAAAAGACTATATCTTTAGATACTTTTGGGGACAAAAAAGCCCTGTTAGTGATGTTTATTTGTGTTCATTGTCCCTTTGTTAAGCACATTCAAGAAGAATTAGCAAAACTCGGAAAAGATTATCTTAAAAAAGGTCTAGGGATTGTCGCTATTAGTTCTAATGATATTGTAAAACACCCTGATGATGCTCCCGAAAAAATGAAGCTAATGGCAGAAAAATTAGGTTTTAACTTTCCATTTTGTTATGATGAAAGTCAAGAAATTGCTAAAGCTTATACTGCCGCTTGTACTCCCGATTTTTTCCTATTTGATCAGAAGAAAACCCTGGTTTATCGTGGACAATTGGATGATAGTCGGCCCGGAAATGATCTCCCTGTGACGGGTAAAGATTTACGGGCAGCGATTGAAGGGGTTTTAGGGGATAAATCTCTTGATTCTGAGCAAAAACCCAGTATTGGCTGTAATATCAAATGGAAACCAGGCAATGAACCCCCTTATTTTGGTTAA
- a CDS encoding retropepsin-like aspartic protease, whose translation MTPITENCLNLVRLPRAVNFLDHLGNIKQEAFILISLLAVMVIQRILSTLVVVTSITLTAQVPHTQAQQACFLQGANGQNIDLGHLCGGGSSNPPKSNISPNQTVFTVPIKRRDSGIPVVDVTFNGKHTFEMLFDTGASGITISTDMASIIGLKPERGSFSQTAGGVVPIGISKVASVKAGELVSSSVEIAINPALPIGLLGQSFYGHYDVMIKENTIELRAR comes from the coding sequence GTGACTCCTATCACAGAAAACTGTCTCAACTTAGTTAGATTGCCGAGGGCTGTTAATTTTCTTGATCATCTTGGGAATATTAAACAAGAAGCTTTCATACTCATTAGTTTATTAGCTGTTATGGTCATTCAACGAATCCTCAGCACTCTCGTTGTGGTTACAAGCATCACGTTAACGGCGCAGGTTCCCCACACCCAAGCCCAACAAGCTTGCTTTTTACAAGGGGCCAACGGGCAAAATATTGATTTAGGTCATCTCTGTGGGGGAGGTTCGTCTAATCCACCCAAGTCTAACATCTCACCCAACCAAACTGTTTTTACCGTTCCCATTAAACGCCGAGATTCAGGTATTCCGGTGGTTGATGTGACGTTTAATGGTAAACATACCTTTGAGATGCTCTTTGATACAGGAGCCAGTGGCATTACCATTAGTACCGATATGGCATCAATAATTGGCTTAAAACCCGAACGAGGCTCTTTCTCTCAGACAGCCGGGGGTGTAGTTCCCATTGGTATTAGTAAGGTGGCTTCTGTGAAGGCGGGGGAACTGGTATCATCCAGTGTAGAAATTGCCATTAATCCAGCCCTTCCCATTGGATTGTTGGGACAATCATTTTATGGCCACTATGATGTGATGATTAAGGAAAATACTATCGAGTTACGGGCAAGATAA
- a CDS encoding phasin family protein, translating to MDNNDWLKQLLLVGIGTTSLVAERLKEVSEQWVKEGKINPDQAQDFVDDLMTQIKTGQGNFESNMERQLRNMLQDLGVPRQSEMDELRGRIDRLERQVRDLENKLWR from the coding sequence ATGGACAATAATGACTGGCTCAAACAGTTATTGCTAGTGGGAATTGGAACAACGTCACTGGTAGCAGAAAGATTAAAAGAAGTCAGCGAACAATGGGTCAAAGAAGGTAAAATTAATCCTGATCAAGCTCAAGACTTTGTGGATGATCTCATGACACAGATCAAAACGGGACAAGGTAACTTTGAGAGTAACATGGAACGTCAACTCCGCAATATGTTACAAGATTTAGGCGTACCTCGTCAGTCAGAAATGGATGAATTAAGGGGACGTATTGACCGTTTAGAACGTCAAGTGAGAGATTTAGAGAATAAGTTATGGCGTTAA
- a CDS encoding MBL fold metallo-hydrolase, whose translation MQLTWLDNNSWLIEIAGKRILLDPWLVGSLVFGNLEWLFKGVKSKTYNFEQPIDLILLSQGLDDHAHIPTLKELDHNIPVVASPNGAKVAQELGYTQVTSLAHGESYSLDKQVKIKAFPGSPIGPQLVENAYVIIDLMTQHKLYYEPHGYHSSSLTEEAPIDVILTPVVGISILHLLPVLQGQNTTLKLCQTLKPQVILPTAEAKETEYQGILASILRQEGTIEGFRQQLNDHHLCTEVMTPKPGETVELVLKSREQTTVTK comes from the coding sequence ATGCAGTTGACATGGCTTGATAACAATTCCTGGTTAATAGAAATCGCTGGAAAACGTATTCTTCTTGATCCTTGGTTAGTAGGATCTTTAGTATTTGGTAATTTAGAATGGTTGTTTAAAGGGGTTAAATCAAAAACCTATAATTTTGAGCAACCCATTGACTTAATTCTCTTGTCCCAAGGATTAGATGATCATGCTCACATTCCTACCCTAAAAGAATTAGATCATAATATTCCTGTGGTAGCTTCTCCCAATGGGGCAAAAGTCGCTCAAGAATTAGGTTACACCCAAGTTACATCCTTAGCTCATGGGGAAAGCTACAGCTTAGATAAGCAGGTAAAAATTAAGGCGTTTCCAGGTTCTCCCATTGGCCCCCAATTAGTGGAAAATGCTTATGTCATCATTGATTTAATGACACAACATAAACTTTACTATGAACCCCACGGTTATCATAGCTCCAGCTTAACGGAAGAAGCCCCCATTGATGTGATTTTAACCCCTGTGGTGGGAATTAGCATTTTGCATCTTCTTCCCGTCTTACAAGGGCAAAATACCACCCTTAAATTGTGTCAAACCTTGAAACCTCAAGTTATTCTTCCTACTGCAGAGGCAAAAGAGACAGAATATCAAGGAATACTTGCTAGTATTTTGCGACAAGAGGGAACGATAGAGGGGTTCCGTCAACAATTAAACGATCATCATCTTTGTACGGAAGTAATGACCCCTAAACCTGGGGAAACAGTAGAATTAGTCTTGAAATCAAGGGAACAAACAACAGTCACAAAGTGA
- a CDS encoding glycosyltransferase, with translation MMNIFVSIAILSLIIWLYLLLFRGEFWFSNQRINPNLKPLNHYPSVCAVIPARNEADVLPISLKSLLVQDYPGNFSIILVDDQSSDGTGNIAQEVAQNCQQSARLTVISGQPLAPGWSGKLWAMEQGICQARQQENKPDYFLLTDADIEHHSSNLRELITKAEEENLALTSLMVWLRCQSFWERFLIPAFVFFFEKLYPFSWVNNPRHKMAAAAGGCILIRRDILEEIGGIEVVRKALIDDCSLAAAVKAKLQENTKNPSQGIWLGLSEKTRSLRPYDSLDSIWNMVARTAYTQLYYSPFLLLGTLLGMILVYLVAPLSLMLGLLMGNQLIAIMGGITWLMMAISYMPTLKLYRCSPLWGFSLPIIGLLYSLMTLDSAWRHWRGKGGGWKGRVYSINN, from the coding sequence ATGATGAATATATTCGTTTCAATAGCAATTTTATCTTTGATTATTTGGCTATATTTATTACTCTTTAGGGGAGAATTTTGGTTCAGTAATCAACGAATTAATCCTAATTTAAAGCCATTAAATCATTATCCTTCTGTTTGTGCTGTGATTCCTGCTCGTAATGAAGCGGATGTCTTACCCATTAGTTTAAAATCTTTATTAGTTCAAGATTATCCTGGCAACTTTTCCATTATCTTAGTAGACGATCAAAGCAGTGATGGAACGGGAAATATTGCCCAAGAAGTCGCTCAAAACTGTCAACAATCAGCGCGATTAACGGTTATTTCAGGACAACCTTTAGCCCCAGGTTGGTCAGGAAAATTATGGGCCATGGAACAGGGAATTTGTCAAGCCAGACAACAAGAAAATAAGCCAGATTATTTCCTTTTAACAGATGCTGATATTGAGCATCATTCTAGCAATTTACGGGAATTAATTACCAAAGCAGAAGAAGAAAATTTGGCTTTAACTTCTTTGATGGTTTGGTTACGGTGTCAGAGTTTTTGGGAACGATTTTTAATTCCTGCTTTTGTCTTTTTCTTTGAGAAACTTTATCCCTTTTCTTGGGTTAATAATCCTCGTCATAAAATGGCAGCAGCAGCAGGGGGATGTATTTTAATTCGTCGGGATATTTTAGAAGAAATTGGTGGTATAGAAGTCGTTCGGAAAGCGTTAATTGATGATTGCTCTTTAGCGGCTGCAGTTAAAGCTAAATTACAAGAAAATACCAAAAATCCCAGCCAAGGAATTTGGTTAGGATTAAGTGAAAAAACCCGAAGTTTACGACCTTATGATAGCTTAGATTCTATTTGGAATATGGTAGCCAGAACTGCCTATACTCAGTTATATTATTCCCCTTTCTTATTGTTAGGAACGTTGTTAGGAATGATTTTAGTATATTTAGTTGCGCCACTTAGTTTAATGTTGGGGTTACTAATGGGAAATCAATTAATCGCAATTATGGGGGGAATTACTTGGTTAATGATGGCAATTTCTTATATGCCTACCTTAAAATTATATCGCTGTTCTCCACTGTGGGGATTTAGTTTACCTATTATTGGTCTTTTATATAGTTTAATGACTTTAGATTCTGCTTGGCGACATTGGCGCGGTAAAGGAGGCGGTTGGAAAGGAAGGGTTTATTCTATTAATAATTAA
- a CDS encoding tetratricopeptide repeat protein has protein sequence MFEAMFAKATLPWIATLLLSSSISPALAYPNPSLMLAQRVNNQQLDDLLRAGREAVDAGDYRQAIAIYEKASTLDGDNAKIFSGLAYLHAQQGNYQGAVKYYQQALKLDSSNADFYYALGYSLANIGDNRNAASAYYYAIQLDPKSLQYYIGLGVVLLRQGDYDGAAEAYKRVIALNPNNPEAFAIMGSSLLQQKQVDQAIQYLSNAVDRFPSNSELRLQLASAFLQQGQLDLGLQQLESAERIDPSNYKVQLKIARILEVQNNLDEALKIYRRISYVKRKSPEAHAGVGRIQLAQKDYLGAIVTYKDLIEIIPQNPEPYYYLGVAFKERGRKKEARKALDQARKLYQQYDNKEGIAKVDELLKKL, from the coding sequence ATGTTTGAAGCCATGTTTGCTAAAGCAACCTTACCCTGGATAGCAACACTTTTACTGAGTAGTTCTATTTCACCTGCCCTCGCCTACCCTAACCCCTCTTTAATGCTCGCTCAACGGGTTAATAATCAACAACTTGATGATTTGCTACGGGCCGGAAGGGAAGCGGTGGATGCGGGAGATTATCGACAAGCGATCGCTATTTATGAAAAAGCATCTACCCTCGATGGGGACAATGCGAAAATCTTTTCTGGATTAGCTTATTTACACGCACAACAAGGTAATTATCAAGGGGCAGTTAAATATTATCAACAAGCTCTCAAATTGGATTCCAGTAATGCTGATTTTTACTATGCGTTAGGATATAGCTTGGCCAATATTGGGGATAATAGGAACGCTGCTTCAGCTTATTATTATGCTATTCAACTTGATCCAAAATCTCTGCAATATTATATCGGTTTAGGGGTGGTTTTACTGCGTCAAGGAGACTATGATGGGGCAGCAGAAGCCTATAAACGAGTAATTGCGCTTAATCCCAATAATCCTGAAGCTTTTGCTATTATGGGGTCTTCTTTACTGCAACAAAAACAGGTTGATCAGGCGATTCAATATTTAAGTAACGCGGTGGATCGGTTTCCGAGCAATAGTGAATTAAGATTACAATTAGCCAGTGCTTTTTTACAACAAGGACAATTAGATTTAGGATTACAGCAGTTAGAATCGGCTGAAAGAATTGATCCAAGTAATTATAAAGTTCAATTGAAAATTGCTCGTATTCTTGAAGTTCAAAATAATTTAGATGAAGCCTTAAAAATTTATCGAAGAATTTCCTATGTTAAGCGCAAATCTCCTGAAGCTCATGCAGGAGTAGGAAGAATTCAATTGGCCCAAAAAGATTATTTAGGTGCCATTGTCACTTATAAAGATTTAATTGAAATTATTCCCCAAAATCCTGAACCTTATTATTATTTAGGGGTTGCTTTTAAAGAAAGAGGCAGAAAAAAAGAAGCGAGAAAAGCCTTAGATCAAGCTCGTAAACTTTATCAACAATATGATAATAAGGAGGGAATTGCTAAAGTCGATGAGTTGTTGAAGAAATTGTAA
- a CDS encoding FKBP-type peptidyl-prolyl cis-trans isomerase: MREILISFGIIATCSLLLLLSSVFSSPKQPTAIAATLKGELTENTSQITPETLLSLNITNKELTKMDLENAVETPSGLKYVEVKEGDGASPTKGQTVTVHYTGTLENGKKFDSSRDRGQPFSFKIGVGQVIKGWDEGVASMKVGGQRTLIIPADLGYGARGAGGVIPANATLIFDVELLGVK, encoded by the coding sequence ATGCGAGAAATTTTGATTAGTTTTGGCATTATTGCTACCTGTAGTTTACTATTGCTACTGAGTTCTGTGTTTAGTAGCCCGAAACAACCAACGGCGATCGCAGCCACCCTAAAAGGTGAACTTACGGAAAATACCAGCCAAATTACCCCAGAAACCCTTTTATCCCTAAATATTACGAATAAGGAACTAACCAAAATGGACTTAGAAAACGCAGTAGAAACTCCCTCTGGACTCAAATATGTTGAAGTCAAAGAAGGAGACGGAGCCAGTCCCACAAAAGGGCAAACGGTAACAGTTCACTATACCGGAACCCTAGAAAATGGCAAGAAATTTGATAGTTCCCGTGATCGGGGTCAGCCTTTTTCCTTTAAAATTGGCGTAGGACAAGTCATCAAAGGTTGGGATGAAGGGGTTGCTTCCATGAAAGTTGGAGGACAACGAACTTTAATTATTCCTGCTGACTTGGGTTATGGTGCGCGGGGGGCCGGTGGTGTCATTCCTGCTAATGCCACCCTGATTTTTGATGTGGAATTATTAGGGGTTAAATAA
- a CDS encoding M67 family metallopeptidase, translating into MIYLTATQLQQIRLHAQTTYPQECCGLLLGTLENQHKFVLEVRETENNWSSQTDESLPHLPSSTGQPLSKNNRFSIAPEILLQVQKEVRDRQINLIGIYHSHPDYLAIPSEFDRVIAWPEYSYLIVSVVLGKATELKSWTVNEHQQFQSEIIKYVA; encoded by the coding sequence ATGATTTATCTCACGGCAACTCAATTGCAGCAAATTCGTCTCCATGCTCAAACTACCTATCCCCAAGAGTGTTGTGGGTTACTTTTGGGAACCCTTGAAAATCAGCACAAATTTGTGTTAGAAGTGCGAGAAACTGAGAATAATTGGAGTTCTCAAACCGATGAAAGTTTACCTCATCTCCCAAGTTCTACTGGACAACCGTTAAGTAAGAACAACCGTTTTAGTATTGCGCCAGAGATTCTTTTACAAGTACAAAAAGAAGTCCGCGATCGCCAAATTAATCTCATAGGAATTTATCATTCTCATCCTGATTATCTGGCAATTCCTTCTGAGTTTGATCGCGTTATTGCTTGGCCAGAATATTCTTATTTGATTGTTTCTGTTGTTTTAGGAAAAGCCACTGAACTAAAAAGCTGGACAGTCAATGAGCATCAGCAGTTTCAATCAGAAATCATTAAATATGTTGCCTAA
- a CDS encoding MFS transporter translates to MSSSQSFECQAKLKFSTKLAYGIGELSGSLPSNILVFFFLFFLTDVVGLNPSLAGLIVMVGKIWDAINDPLIGWLSDHTRSRFGRRYPWMILGAVPLGLSCFLLWTVPPTNNQTLLMVYYTIIALIFYAAFTAVLLPYSALSAELTQDYDERTNLISFRSAFSIGGSIFSLILAELIFFWVDNKQQQYLILGLLAGIIAVIAIYISVWGTYKRYHYVQREPGNHPQSSPLSLWQKLRVILTNFPFLCVMAIYLCSWLSVQTIAAILPYFVINCMQLTEEHFTRMAITVQGTALMMMIVWNFLSHRLGKKAIYLMGIPFTIIAVIGLFLLQPGQVILMYVIAIMAGIGIATAYIVPWSMLPDVVDLDQLKTGERREGIFFALVVQLQKIGIALALFMVGKLLDNAGYIPGSTGQQPDTALWAIRMIIGPLPTLLLIISLVLAYFYPITRQVHQDILLQLYHKK, encoded by the coding sequence ATGTCATCTTCTCAAAGCTTTGAATGCCAAGCAAAACTAAAATTTTCAACAAAGTTAGCTTATGGTATCGGAGAGTTAAGTGGTTCTCTACCCAGTAATATTTTAGTTTTCTTTTTTCTCTTTTTTTTGACGGATGTTGTCGGATTAAATCCCAGTTTAGCAGGACTTATTGTCATGGTGGGAAAAATTTGGGATGCTATTAATGATCCGTTAATTGGTTGGTTAAGCGATCATACTCGTTCTCGTTTTGGTAGACGCTATCCTTGGATGATTTTGGGTGCAGTTCCTTTGGGGTTAAGTTGTTTTTTGTTGTGGACAGTTCCCCCAACTAATAATCAAACATTGCTCATGGTTTATTATACCATCATTGCTTTAATTTTTTATGCTGCATTTACAGCAGTTCTCCTTCCTTATAGTGCCTTATCTGCTGAACTCACTCAAGATTATGATGAACGGACTAATTTAATTAGTTTTCGCTCTGCTTTTAGTATTGGGGGGAGTATTTTTTCTTTGATTTTAGCTGAACTAATTTTTTTCTGGGTTGATAATAAACAACAACAATATTTAATTTTAGGATTATTAGCAGGAATTATTGCCGTAATTGCTATTTATATAAGTGTTTGGGGAACTTACAAAAGGTATCATTATGTACAAAGAGAACCAGGTAATCACCCTCAATCATCACCCTTATCTCTTTGGCAAAAATTACGAGTAATCTTGACAAATTTTCCTTTTTTATGTGTGATGGCAATTTATCTTTGTTCTTGGTTAAGTGTTCAAACAATTGCGGCAATTTTGCCCTATTTTGTGATTAATTGTATGCAGTTAACAGAGGAACATTTTACCCGCATGGCAATTACGGTTCAAGGAACAGCATTAATGATGATGATTGTGTGGAATTTTCTCAGCCATCGTCTAGGAAAAAAAGCGATTTATTTAATGGGTATTCCCTTCACAATTATAGCAGTAATTGGCTTATTTTTATTACAACCAGGGCAAGTAATCTTAATGTATGTCATTGCTATTATGGCCGGAATTGGCATTGCAACAGCTTATATTGTTCCTTGGTCAATGTTACCTGATGTTGTCGATTTAGATCAATTAAAAACAGGGGAAAGACGAGAAGGAATCTTTTTTGCCTTAGTGGTACAATTACAAAAAATTGGCATCGCTTTAGCCTTATTTATGGTTGGCAAACTATTAGATAATGCTGGTTATATTCCTGGAAGTACCGGACAACAACCAGATACAGCGTTATGGGCCATTCGGATGATTATTGGCCCCTTACCCACCTTGTTATTAATAATTAGTTTAGTTTTAGCTTACTTTTATCCTATTACCCGACAGGTTCACCAAGATATTTTATTACAGCTTTATCACAAAAAATAA
- a CDS encoding ABC transporter permease: MKGVIELDTVDLGWSLGIMAMAIVLSNWQKLGLEGQLLLATGRSVLQLLVVGYVIAAIFELNHPLPVLAILGVMLTIAAKVSRNRIPHKGRGLFALIWGSLFVSSGLTLSYALILIIQPETWYSPQYLIPLTGMVLGNAMNSGSLSGERLVNSINHNQREVETYLCFGATPQQAIAAYRKDAIRVSLIPTLNQMMVVGIVSLPGMFTGQVLGGSDPLNAASYQILILFMIMLTNILTAILVTEGVYRQCFNEQAQLTI; encoded by the coding sequence GTGAAAGGCGTTATTGAATTAGATACGGTAGATTTAGGATGGTCATTAGGCATTATGGCGATGGCTATTGTTCTATCAAATTGGCAAAAATTAGGCTTAGAAGGACAATTATTGTTAGCGACGGGGCGATCGGTGCTACAACTATTAGTGGTAGGTTATGTGATCGCGGCCATCTTTGAATTAAATCATCCTCTCCCTGTTTTAGCAATTTTAGGGGTAATGTTAACTATTGCGGCCAAAGTCAGCCGAAATCGCATTCCTCATAAGGGTAGAGGCTTATTTGCGTTGATTTGGGGGTCTTTATTTGTTAGTAGTGGTTTAACCCTCAGTTATGCCCTAATTTTGATTATTCAGCCGGAAACTTGGTATTCTCCCCAATATTTAATTCCTTTGACTGGTATGGTTTTGGGAAATGCCATGAATAGTGGATCATTGTCGGGGGAACGTTTGGTTAATTCTATTAATCATAATCAACGGGAGGTAGAAACCTATTTATGTTTCGGGGCGACTCCGCAACAGGCGATCGCTGCTTATCGAAAAGATGCCATTCGGGTGAGTTTAATTCCTACTTTAAATCAAATGATGGTGGTGGGAATTGTCAGTTTACCGGGAATGTTTACGGGACAGGTTTTGGGGGGAAGTGATCCTTTAAATGCGGCTTCTTATCAAATTTTGATCCTTTTTATGATTATGTTAACAAATATCCTGACGGCTATTTTAGTTACAGAAGGAGTTTATCGTCAATGCTTTAATGAACAAGCACAGCTAACTATTTAA
- the moeB gene encoding molybdopterin-synthase adenylyltransferase MoeB has product MLNPNLETIELNREEFQRYSRHIILPEVGLDGQKRLKAASVLCIGTGGLGSPLLLYLTAAGIGRIGIVDFDIVDSSNLQRQIIHGTSWVGKPKIESAKDRILEINPYCQVDLYETRISSENALEIMKPYDVIIDGTDNFPTRYLTNDACVLLNKPNVYGSIFRFEGQATVFNYQGGPNYRDLYPEPPPPGMVPSCAEGGVLGVLPGIIGTIQATETIKIILGAKNTLSGRLLLYNAWDMVFRELKLRPNPERPVIDKLIDYEQFCGIPQAQAAEAQEKSAIPEITVKDLKELMDHGADAFVLIDVRNVNEYEIARIPGSVLVPLPDIEDGSGIEKVRELAKEHRVIAHCKMGGRSAKALGILKTAGIEGTNVKGGITAWSQEIDPNVPQY; this is encoded by the coding sequence ATGCTAAATCCTAATTTGGAAACCATCGAACTCAATAGAGAGGAATTCCAAAGATACTCTCGTCACATTATTTTGCCAGAAGTGGGGCTAGACGGTCAAAAACGCCTAAAAGCGGCCAGTGTTCTCTGTATTGGTACCGGAGGCCTCGGCTCACCCCTTCTACTGTACCTAACCGCCGCCGGAATTGGACGCATTGGCATTGTGGACTTTGACATTGTTGATAGTTCCAATTTACAGCGTCAGATCATTCATGGGACTTCCTGGGTAGGAAAACCGAAGATTGAGTCAGCTAAAGACCGAATTTTAGAGATAAATCCCTACTGTCAAGTAGATTTGTACGAAACTCGTATTTCTTCCGAAAATGCCCTAGAGATCATGAAACCCTATGACGTGATCATTGACGGGACAGATAATTTCCCCACCCGGTATCTTACCAATGATGCTTGTGTGTTGTTGAATAAACCCAACGTTTACGGGTCAATTTTCCGATTTGAAGGCCAAGCAACCGTCTTTAACTATCAAGGTGGCCCCAACTACCGTGACTTATATCCCGAACCCCCACCACCCGGAATGGTTCCCTCCTGTGCAGAAGGAGGTGTCTTAGGGGTGCTTCCTGGTATCATTGGCACCATTCAAGCCACGGAAACCATTAAAATCATTCTGGGGGCAAAAAATACCCTTAGCGGGCGTTTATTGCTCTATAATGCCTGGGATATGGTGTTTCGGGAATTGAAGTTACGGCCCAACCCTGAACGGCCAGTAATTGATAAATTGATTGATTATGAGCAATTTTGCGGCATTCCCCAAGCACAAGCAGCAGAAGCACAGGAAAAGTCTGCTATTCCCGAAATTACCGTTAAGGACTTGAAGGAATTAATGGATCATGGAGCCGATGCTTTTGTACTAATTGATGTTCGCAATGTCAATGAGTACGAAATTGCCCGCATTCCTGGTTCTGTGTTAGTTCCCTTACCAGACATTGAAGATGGGTCTGGCATTGAAAAAGTGCGAGAATTAGCCAAGGAACATCGTGTCATTGCCCATTGTAAGATGGGAGGGCGATCGGCCAAAGCTTTAGGCATTCTTAAAACTGCTGGCATTGAAGGAACTAATGTCAAAGGAGGTATTACCGCTTGGAGTCAAGAAATTGATCCCAATGTGCCTCAATATTAA